Below is a window of Paraburkholderia kururiensis DNA.
GTGGTGCCTCGCTCAAGGAGGCCGACTTCATCGCGATCTGTGAGGCCGCTGCCGCAGCGAGCGCTGCTCAGGCTTCGTAAGGCCCTTCGGTGTTGCCGCGGTATCGCGGCACCCATGCTTTCATGCGCGTGACGACTTGATGTCACCGCTTTAACAGAACCTCAGGTGAGTGTAATGCTGTATTTGAAGACGTTGATCATTGTCGTCCAGCTGCTGTCCGCGCTTGGCGTTATCGGCCTCGTGCTGCTGCAACACGGCAAGGGCGCGGACATGGGCGCCGCGTTCGGCAGCGGCGCGTCGGGTAGTCTGTTCGGTGCGAGCGGCTCGGCGAATTTTCTTTCGCGTACAACCGCCGTCCTCGCAACAGTCTTTTTCGTATCGACGCTGGCGCTCACTTATCTTGGCTCGTATCATTCGAAGCCTTCGGCAGGTGTGTTGGGCGCTGCAACAACGGCGCCTGTGGTTGCATCCGCTGCGTCGGCTGCAGCTCCGGCCTCGTCGCCTGCAGCGGCTTCGGCTGCATCGGCGCCGGGCCAGGACGTGCCGAAATAAATTTTCGATGGAACCGCTTTGATGCGTTGAACAATCTGTTTAGACAGGTTAGAATTCAAATCTTGAAGCGATTCGCGGGTTTCAACAAGTTGTTTTCCCGGATTGCATACAGTGCCGACGTGGTGAAATTGGTAGACACGCTATCTTGAGGGGGTAGTGGCGAAAGCTGTGCGAGTTCGAGTCTCGCCGTCGGCACCAATGTTATCTAATGCCAGCCGCTGCTTCGCTTCGGCTGGCATTTTTACTTCTGGCGTCGTATTTGTTTGTTTCGCGGCGCCCGTCAAGCTTCTGAAGTAATATGCCGCGGGCCACACCGCGCCCGCGGAACCCAGAACCAACCGATTGAGGATAGTCTTGAACCTCGCAGCCTATTTCCCCGTCTTGTTGTTCCTCCTTGTGGGCACCGGTTTGGGTATAGCGCTGGTCAGCATTGGCAAGATTCTTGGTCCGAACCGGCCCGACGCCGACAAGAATTCGCCGTACGAGTGCGGCTTCGAAGCCTTCGAAGACGCCCGCATGAAATTCGATGTGCGGTACTACCTCGTGGCCATCCTCTTCATCATCTTCGATCTCGAGACCGCGTTCATGTTCCCGTGGGGCGTTGCCCTGCGCGATATCGGCTGGCCGGGCTTCATCGCGATGATGATTTTTCTGCTCGAATTCCTGCTGGGCTTCGCCTATATCTGGAAGAAAGGCGGCCTCGACTGGGAGTGACGGGTTAATTGCCGGTTTGCATGGGTGGCAGCGCCATGCCGCCCGCCTGGAGTGGAAAGCAAATGAGTATCGAAGGGGTCTTGAAGGAAGGGTTTGTCACCACTACGGCTGACAAGCTGATCAACTGGACACGCACCGGCTCGCTGTGGCCGATGACGTTCGGTCTTGCATGTTGTGCAGTCGAAATGATGCATGCGGGTGCAGCCCGCTACGACCTTGACCGCTTTGGGGTGGTGTTTCGCCCGAGCCCGCGTCAGTCGGATGTGATGATCGTGGCCGGCACGCTGTGCAACAAGATGGCGCCTGCCCTGCGCAAGGTGTACGACCAGATGGCCGAGCCGCGCTGGGTTATCTCGATGGGCTCGTGCGCCAACGGCGGCGGCTACTATCACTATTCGTATTCGGTGGTGCGTGGCTGCGACCGCATCGTTCCTGTCGATGTTTACGTGCCGGGCTGTCCGCCCACGGCGGAGGCCCTGGTCTACGGGGTGATCCAGCTGCAGGCGAAGATTCGCCGCACCAACACCATCGCCCGTCAATAAGGCCTGAGCCTTCCCCCACAATATGGCAAGCAAACTCGAGACCCTGAAAGCGAACCTCGAGGCGGCCTTTGGCGGCCGTCTCGTGAGCATCACCGAGGCGATCGGCGAGCTGACGATCGTCGTGAAAGCGGGTGAATACCTCGACGTGGCGAAGCAGCTGCGCGACGACCCGAAGCTGCGTTTCGAACAACTGATCGATCTGTGCGGCGTCGACTATCAGGCGTACGGCGACGGCGCCTACGACGGCCCGCGCTTTGCAGCGGTGCTGCATCTGCTCTCGGTGACGAACAACTGGCGTCTGCGCGTGCGTGTGTTCGCGCCGGACGACGAAGTGCCCATTGTCCCCTCCGTCGTGGATATCTGGAACTCGGTCAACTGGTATGAGCGCGAAGCGTTCGACCTCTACGGCATCGTGTTCGAAGGCCATCCGGACCTGCGCCGCATCCTCACCGACTACGGCTTCATCGGTCACCCGTTCCGCAAGGACTTCCCGGTTTCCGGCTTCGTCGAAATGCGCTACGACCCGGAAGAGAAGCGCGTCGTCTATCAGCCGGTGACGATCGAGCCGCGCGAAATCACGCCGCGCGTGATCCGCGAGGATCGCTATGGCGGTCTGAAACACTAAGAGGGTGCCATGGCAGAAATCAAGAACTACACGCTCAACTTCGGCCCGCAGCACCCGGCAGCGCACGGCGTGCTGCGCCTCGTGCTCGAACTCGACGGTGAAGTGATCCAGCGCGCCGACCCGCACATCGGCCTGCTGCACCGTGCGACCGAAAAGCTCGCCGAAAGCAAGACGTTCATCCAGTCCGTGCCGTATATGGATCGTCTCGACTACGTGTCGATGATGGTCAACGAGCACGGCTATGTGATGGCCATCGAAAAGCTGCTCGGCATCGACGTGCCCATTCGCGCGCAGTACATTCGCGTGCTGTTCGACGAAGTCACGCGCGTGTTGAACCACCTGATGTGGATCGGCGCGCACGCACTCGACGTGGGCGCGATGGCGGTGTTCCTCTACGCTTTCCGCGAGCGTGAAGACCTGATGGACGTATACGAAGCGGTGTCCGGCGCACGGATGCACGCAGCGTACTATCGTCCGGGTGGCGTCTATCGCGACCTGCCGGATGCCATGCCGCAGTACAAGGCGTCGAAGATCCGCAACGAAAAGGCGCTCGCCCGGATGAACGAGGCGCGCCAGGGTTCGGTGCTCGACTTCATCGACGACTTCTTTAACCGCTTCCCGAACTGCGTCGACGAATACGAAACGCTGCTCACCGACAACCGTATCTGGAAGCAGCGTCTCGTGGGCATCGGCGTGGTGAGTCCCGAGCGCGCGCTGCAGATGGGCCTCACCGGCCCGATGATTCGCGGCTCCGGCATCGAATGGGATCTGCGCAAGAAGCAGCCGTACGAGGTGTACGACCGCCTCGACTTCGACATCCCGGTTGGCGTGAACGGCGACTGCTACGACCGCTATCTGGTGCGCGTCGAAGAAATGCGCCAGTCCACCCGCATTGCGAAACAGTGCATTGAATGGCTGCGCAAGAATCCGGGTCCGGTGATGACCGACAATCACAAGGTTGCGCCGCCCTCGCGCGTGAACATGAAGTCGAACATGGAAGAGCTGATTCACCACTTCAAGCTCTTTACGGAAGGCTTCCACGTGCCGGAAGGCGAGGCCTACGCCGCCGTCGAGCATCCGAAGGGCGAGTTCGGCATCTATCTCGTCTCGGACGGCGCGAACAAGCCGTACCGGCTCAAGATCCGCGCCCCCGGCTACGCGCACCTGGCTGCACTCGACGAAATGGCGCGCGGCCACATGATTGCCGATGCCGTGACCATCATCGGCACGCAGGACATCGTGTTCGGGGAAATCGACCGGTAAGCGGTCCGCAACACGGCGCGTGCCGCGCATCACGCAAGGAACGCCACGTCTGTCGCAGCAAGCGGTTCGCGACAGGTTTTCGTTCGGTAGGAATTGAAAGAGTCGTGTCTGAAAATGATCTCAGCTGAAGGCCTGAAAGAAATCGATCGCTCGATCGCGAAATATCCCGCCGACCAGAAGCAGTCCGCGGTGATGGCGGCGCTGGCCGTCGCGCAGGAAGAGCACGGCTGGCTGTCGCCCGAACTCATGCAGTTCGTCGCCGACTATCTGGGCATGCCGGCGATCGCCGTGCAGGAGGTCGCGACCTTCTACACGATGTACGAGACGAAGCCCGTCGGCAAATACAAGATCACGCTCTGCACGAACCTGCCGTGCCAGCTGGGCCCGGACGGCGGCTCGGAGAGCGCGGCCGAATACCTGAAGCAGAAGCTCGGCATCGACTTTGGCGAAACCACGCCGGACGGCAAGTTCACCCTGAAAGAGGGCGAGTGCATGGGCTCGTGCGGCGACGCGCCCGTGCTGCTCGTGAACAACCATCGCATGTGCAGCTTCATGAGCCGCGAGAAGATCGACCAGCTGCTCGAGGAACTTTCGAAATGACGTCTTTGCACGATCGGCACATCAAGCCGCTGATTCTCGCCGGGCTGAACGGCGACAACTGGCATCTCGAAGACTACGTTGCACGCGGCGGTTACAAGCAGCTGCGCCGTATTCTCGAAGAGAAGATTCCGCCCGAGCAGGTCATCGCGGACGTCAAGGCGTCTGGTCTGCGCGGCCGCGGCGGTGCGGGCTTCCCGACCGGCCTCAAGTGGAGCTTCATGCCGCGCCAGTTCCCGGGCCAGAAGTATCTGGTCTGCAACTCGGACGAAGGCGAGCCGGGCACGTTCAAGGAC
It encodes the following:
- a CDS encoding NADH-quinone oxidoreductase subunit C, translating into MASKLETLKANLEAAFGGRLVSITEAIGELTIVVKAGEYLDVAKQLRDDPKLRFEQLIDLCGVDYQAYGDGAYDGPRFAAVLHLLSVTNNWRLRVRVFAPDDEVPIVPSVVDIWNSVNWYEREAFDLYGIVFEGHPDLRRILTDYGFIGHPFRKDFPVSGFVEMRYDPEEKRVVYQPVTIEPREITPRVIREDRYGGLKH
- a CDS encoding NADH-quinone oxidoreductase subunit D; this encodes MAEIKNYTLNFGPQHPAAHGVLRLVLELDGEVIQRADPHIGLLHRATEKLAESKTFIQSVPYMDRLDYVSMMVNEHGYVMAIEKLLGIDVPIRAQYIRVLFDEVTRVLNHLMWIGAHALDVGAMAVFLYAFREREDLMDVYEAVSGARMHAAYYRPGGVYRDLPDAMPQYKASKIRNEKALARMNEARQGSVLDFIDDFFNRFPNCVDEYETLLTDNRIWKQRLVGIGVVSPERALQMGLTGPMIRGSGIEWDLRKKQPYEVYDRLDFDIPVGVNGDCYDRYLVRVEEMRQSTRIAKQCIEWLRKNPGPVMTDNHKVAPPSRVNMKSNMEELIHHFKLFTEGFHVPEGEAYAAVEHPKGEFGIYLVSDGANKPYRLKIRAPGYAHLAALDEMARGHMIADAVTIIGTQDIVFGEIDR
- a CDS encoding NADH-quinone oxidoreductase subunit A; translation: MNLAAYFPVLLFLLVGTGLGIALVSIGKILGPNRPDADKNSPYECGFEAFEDARMKFDVRYYLVAILFIIFDLETAFMFPWGVALRDIGWPGFIAMMIFLLEFLLGFAYIWKKGGLDWE
- a CDS encoding NuoB/complex I 20 kDa subunit family protein, whose protein sequence is MSIEGVLKEGFVTTTADKLINWTRTGSLWPMTFGLACCAVEMMHAGAARYDLDRFGVVFRPSPRQSDVMIVAGTLCNKMAPALRKVYDQMAEPRWVISMGSCANGGGYYHYSYSVVRGCDRIVPVDVYVPGCPPTAEALVYGVIQLQAKIRRTNTIARQ
- the secG gene encoding preprotein translocase subunit SecG is translated as MLYLKTLIIVVQLLSALGVIGLVLLQHGKGADMGAAFGSGASGSLFGASGSANFLSRTTAVLATVFFVSTLALTYLGSYHSKPSAGVLGAATTAPVVASAASAAAPASSPAAASAASAPGQDVPK
- the nuoE gene encoding NADH-quinone oxidoreductase subunit NuoE, producing MISAEGLKEIDRSIAKYPADQKQSAVMAALAVAQEEHGWLSPELMQFVADYLGMPAIAVQEVATFYTMYETKPVGKYKITLCTNLPCQLGPDGGSESAAEYLKQKLGIDFGETTPDGKFTLKEGECMGSCGDAPVLLVNNHRMCSFMSREKIDQLLEELSK